The Coccidioides posadasii str. Silveira chromosome 3, complete sequence genome contains a region encoding:
- a CDS encoding uncharacterized protein (EggNog:ENOG410PNRE~COG:A), producing MVKQRNQNNGLNKILPTSLLLLQLEYEKVLGQTTAVVIEESCRSSNVAKLLSEHDRDVFLGRLEDSTSELQSVQARCLNLQKQLQYVQTRLSQLHTVLQFKFRQIKTFKTEANCLEAISATIPGTEADKQCLAREISNMKLRLSQLRVQNNSYQTAISERLALQKRITLLESELQNQRQVLMSAKHNDSGRMGKESNLTAHEILKQKNSMEKLEMRLKTEVDKRTALENEVKELKVRLHIAEGKQSEVEVAPRSHLDNYLGAAREAESQDFMPGPLRRRPQIAIATPGRSKNCQPVKSSSTLPGDKSLFSVTPFLSRTNIDVDTAHIMSEEFKRSPASREGSTPPRLEASVKDANSFENHKPGVQEHMTQRMQGRHDSLDLLAEQTMQNNISVLRLTDKASRFGISEVGRNAVKRRRVLGAKREKALFDLSDGLNNCAEGREAETQTRQFSPLKRRLKPV from the exons ATGGTGAAGCAGAGGAATCAAAACAATGGTCTAAATAAA ATTTTGCCAACTTCTCTTTTGCTACTTCAATTGGAATATGAAAAGGTTCTTGGTCAAACCACAGCTGTCGTTATTGAAGAAAGCTGCCGCTCATCAAATGTGGCCAAGCTACTTTCAGAGCACGACAGGGATGTCTTCTTAGGGAGACTTGAGGATTCAACCTCAGAGCTCCAGAGTGTGCAAGCACGGTGTTTGAATTTACAAAAGCAATTACAATATGTACAAACAAGACTTTCCCAGCTTCACACTGTCCTTCAATTCAAATTCCGACAAATCAAGACCTTCAAG ACAGAAGCCAATTGCCTAGAAGCGATATCTGCCACTATTCCCGGGACTGAAGCTGATAAGCAATGTTTGGCTCGAGAGATTTCTAACATGAAATTACGCCTATCGCAGTTGCGCGTACAAAATAATTCTTACCAGACAGCTATATCGGAAAGACTGGCCCTGCAGAAAAGAATCACTTTGTTGGAGTCGGAACTTCAGAATCAACGACAAGTTCTGATGTCCGCAAAACACAATGATTCGGGACGGATGGGTAAGGAGAGTAACTTAACCGCCCACGAGATATTGAAACAGAAAAATTCAATGGAAAAGCTGGAGATGAGATTGAAGACCGAAGTGGATAAACGCACAGCCCTTGAGAATGAGGTAAAAGAGCTCAAAGTTAGGTTGCACATCGCTGAAGGAAAGCAGTCTGAGGTGGAAGTTGCGCCAAGGAGCCATTTGGATAATTACTTGGGAGCTGCAAGGGAAGCGGAGTCACAAGACTTTATGCCGGGACCTCTGCGGCGCCGACCGCAGATAGCCATCGCAACCCCGGGAAGATCAAAAAATTGTCAACCTGTTAAAAGTTCCTCTACGCTTCCGGGTGATAAATCCCTTTTTTCTGTCACGCCTTTCTTGAGCCGGACTAATATCGATGTCGACACTGCGCACATTATGTCCGAAGAATTTAAGCGTTCCCCAGCATCTAGGGAGGGGAGCACGCCGCCGAGACTTGAAGCGAGTGTCAAGGATGCCAATTCTTTTGAGAATCACAAGCCGGGGGTTCAAGAACACATGACGCAGCGTATGCAAGGGCGTCACGACAGTCTTGACTTGTTGGCTGAACAAACGATGCAAAATAATATCTCGGTCTTGCGTTTGACTGACAAAGCGTCCCGATTCGGCATTTCCGAGGTGGGACGCAACGCCGTGAAACGGCGTCGGGTTCTCGGGGCAAAACGCGAGAAAGCATTGTTTGACTTGAGTGATGGACTCAATAATTGCGCCGAAGGCCGGGAAGCTGAGACGCAAACGCGACAATTTTCACCCTTAAAACGACGTCTAAAGCCGGTATAG
- the MRM2 gene encoding 21S rRNA (uridine(2791)-2'-O)-methyltransferase MRM2 (EggNog:ENOG410PH9V~COG:A~BUSCO:12103at33183): MWPPNCICHSALAPPILQTSYVFMSQSRRFASSKQWQARQFKDIYWREANLRGLKSRAAFKLLQINNHYRIFEPGQTVVDLGYAPGSWSQVAVDLTHPNGRVLGIDIIPAQPPKGVSTIQGNFLSPRIQAYIREFLRNPDRGRPLREELCSRTPQKTWTANEVETFEPGYIDRERDVSERISREPCDEHSPQTEAGEGTVDVVLSDMMMNTSGLGFRDHARSMDLCNAAVNFSYDVLKPGGHFICKFYQGNEDQQLELRLKSLFQKVHREKPDSSRKESREAYFIGLKRKRYAIKSDIVL, encoded by the exons ATGTGGCCACCAAATTGCATTTGCCATTCTGCTTTGGCCCCTCCCATTCTTCAGACATCTTATGTGTTTATGTCACAATCACGACGATTCGCTTCCTCAAAACAATGGCAGGCAAGACAATTTAAGGATATATACTGGCGAGAGGCGAATCTAAGGGGTCTAAAGAGCCGTGCAGCATTTAAATTACTACAG ATTAACAATCACTATCGCATATTTGAGCCTGGGCAAACAGTTGTTGATCTG GGTTATGCTCCTGGTTCCTGGTCTCAG GTTGCAGTTGACTTAACTCATCCGAATGGGAGGGTCCTGGGGATTGACATTATCCCTGCCCAGCCACCTAAAGGCGTATCAACGATCCAGGGAAATTTCCTTTCCCCTAGGATTCAGGCATATATTCGGGAATTCCTGAGAAATCCTGACAGAGGCAGACCCCTTCGAGAGGAACTCTGCTCGAGAACTCCCCAAAAAACTTGGACGGCCAATGAGGTGGAGACCTTCGAACCGGGATACATTGACAGAGAAAGGGATGTTAGTGAGCGTATTTCCAGAGAACCCTGCGATGAACACTCTCCTCAGACAGAAGCTGGGGAAGGTACAGTCGATGTTGTTCTAAGTGATAT GATGATGAATACTAGCGGGCTGGGTTTCCGTGATCATGCCCGAAGTATG GATCTATGTAATGCTGCGGTGAACTTCAGTTACGATGTATTAAAGCCAGGAGGGCATttcatttgcaaattctaTCAAGGGAATGAAGATCAACAACTCGAACTCCGCTTAAAATCCCTCTTTCAAAAAGTGCATAGAGAAAAACCGGATTCATCACGGAAG GAGTCAAGAGAGGCATATTTTATTGGGTTAAAACGAAAGAGATATGCTATCAAATCAGACATTGTACTTTGA